A window of Candidatus Palauibacter soopunensis contains these coding sequences:
- the lysX gene encoding lysine biosynthesis protein LysX, translating into MRVGFLHSLIRKDEKLLIAELRGRSDVELVFLDDRKLAFDFESVPDVDVVLERCINHSRAMHALRLFEGGGLDCVNRYEVSRRCGDKILTAASLRECRVPQPEARVAFTEESALEAIEELGYPVVLKPAVGSWGRLLSRINDRHAAETVLEHKAILGSYHHSIFFVQEYVEKGERDIRAFVVGEDCVAAIYRSSEHWITNTARGGTASNCPVTSEIGELSLRAAEAVGGGVVAVDLFESDGGLLVNEVNYTMEFRNSIEATGVNIPERIVSYTVSPDRLSDR; encoded by the coding sequence ATGAGAGTCGGCTTTCTTCATTCCCTCATCCGCAAGGACGAGAAGCTGCTGATCGCGGAGTTGCGCGGGCGCAGTGATGTGGAACTGGTGTTTCTGGACGACCGCAAGCTCGCGTTCGACTTCGAGAGCGTCCCGGACGTCGATGTTGTTCTCGAGCGCTGCATCAACCATTCGCGGGCCATGCACGCGCTGCGGCTGTTCGAGGGGGGCGGTCTCGATTGCGTCAACCGATACGAGGTGTCGCGCCGCTGCGGGGACAAGATCCTCACAGCGGCATCGCTTCGTGAATGCCGCGTGCCGCAGCCCGAGGCCAGGGTCGCGTTCACCGAGGAATCCGCGCTCGAGGCCATTGAGGAACTGGGCTATCCCGTGGTACTCAAGCCCGCGGTCGGTTCCTGGGGGCGCCTGTTGTCGAGGATCAACGATCGGCACGCGGCGGAGACGGTCCTGGAACACAAGGCGATCCTGGGCAGCTACCATCACTCGATCTTCTTCGTCCAGGAGTATGTCGAGAAGGGCGAGCGCGACATCCGTGCGTTCGTCGTGGGCGAGGACTGCGTGGCCGCTATCTACCGGTCGTCCGAGCATTGGATCACGAATACGGCCCGCGGCGGAACGGCCTCGAACTGTCCCGTGACGAGTGAGATCGGGGAACTGTCCCTGCGCGCGGCGGAGGCCGTGGGCGGGGGCGTGGTGGCCGTGGATCTGTTCGAGAGCGACGGCGGACTGCTCGTGAACGAAGTGAACTACACGATGGAGTTCAGAAACAGCATCGAGGCGACGGGCGTGAACATTCCCGAGAGGATCGTTTCGTACACGGTCTCGCCGGACCGTCTTTCGGACCGATGA
- a CDS encoding class II glutamine amidotransferase → MCRILCVRSDERFDMEPHLAAFAQLARESPEYQGDGWGCAWIDADGWRVYRDISPVWEDAAAPSGRTTLLLAHARSAYRGEGIRVENNMPFFDGERAFIFNGELHGVRIKERGRIGAEKVFNFVKRFGDGDMGLALERGLDAIEKRTRYVRAMNLIVADASRRVHFASRFSEDPDYFRMHASHGDGARILCSAPYPDSDRRRTWTPVANGTIGKF, encoded by the coding sequence GTGTGCCGCATCCTCTGCGTCCGGAGCGATGAGCGCTTCGACATGGAGCCGCACCTCGCCGCCTTCGCGCAACTCGCCCGGGAGAGTCCCGAGTATCAGGGCGACGGGTGGGGGTGCGCCTGGATCGATGCCGACGGGTGGCGCGTCTATCGCGACATCTCGCCGGTGTGGGAGGACGCCGCGGCGCCGTCCGGCCGGACGACGCTTCTGCTCGCCCATGCGCGGAGCGCCTATCGCGGCGAAGGGATACGGGTCGAGAACAACATGCCGTTCTTCGACGGGGAACGCGCCTTCATCTTCAACGGGGAGCTGCACGGCGTGCGGATCAAGGAGCGGGGGCGGATCGGAGCGGAGAAAGTGTTCAACTTCGTCAAGCGCTTCGGCGACGGAGACATGGGTCTCGCGCTGGAGCGGGGGCTCGATGCGATAGAGAAGCGCACGCGTTACGTGCGGGCGATGAATCTGATCGTCGCCGATGCCTCGCGGCGAGTCCACTTCGCGTCCCGGTTCAGTGAGGATCCGGACTACTTCCGGATGCACGCCTCCCACGGGGACGGCGCGCGGATCCTGTGCTCGGCGCCCTATCCGGATTCGGACCGGCGGCGAACGTGGACGCCGGTCGCGAACGGCACCATCGGGAAGTTCTGA
- a CDS encoding [LysW]-aminoadipate kinase — MPGESNGLLIVKIGGGESINVDGIARDLAGLPRPFVIVHGANALRDSLARRLGVEKRILTSVSGHESVHSDRDLIDVMLMAYAGLRNKRIVELLQGHGVNAVGLTGLDGALVRGRRNRGIRVREGGKTLIRRDLSGKPVEVNRKLLGLLLGGGFTPVVTVPLIDEHHVAINSENDDVVTLLSAELRADCVIQLIEAPGFLEDPDDPASVVARLSRAELARREGEVTGRMKRKLLALRRLVESGTARVVIADGRIEGPVKEALAGRGTVIG, encoded by the coding sequence ATGCCAGGCGAGTCCAACGGACTGCTTATCGTCAAGATCGGCGGCGGAGAGTCCATCAATGTGGACGGGATCGCCCGTGACCTCGCGGGCCTGCCCCGTCCGTTCGTCATCGTGCACGGGGCGAACGCGCTGCGCGATTCCCTGGCCCGGAGGCTCGGGGTCGAGAAGCGCATCCTCACGTCGGTGTCCGGACACGAGAGCGTACACTCCGACCGCGACCTGATCGACGTGATGCTCATGGCGTACGCGGGCCTGCGCAACAAGCGCATCGTGGAATTGCTGCAGGGCCACGGCGTGAACGCGGTCGGACTCACCGGGCTCGATGGGGCGCTCGTGCGCGGCCGCCGCAACCGGGGAATCCGCGTAAGAGAAGGCGGCAAGACGCTGATCAGACGGGACCTGTCCGGGAAGCCGGTGGAGGTGAACCGCAAGCTGCTGGGGTTGCTCCTCGGCGGTGGCTTCACGCCCGTCGTGACCGTGCCCCTGATCGACGAACACCACGTGGCGATCAACTCGGAGAACGATGACGTCGTGACGCTGCTCAGTGCCGAACTGCGGGCGGATTGCGTGATCCAGTTGATCGAGGCGCCCGGCTTCCTCGAGGACCCCGACGATCCGGCGTCGGTTGTCGCGCGGCTGTCGCGCGCGGAACTGGCGCGTCGCGAGGGCGAGGTCACGGGACGCATGAAGCGGAAGCTGCTGGCGCTGCGGCGACTCGTGGAATCCGGCACGGCGCGCGTCGTGATCGCGGACGGGCGCATCGAAGGGCCAGTCAAGGAGGCGCTGGCCGGACGGGGGACGGTGATCGGATGA
- a CDS encoding acetylornithine/succinylornithine family transaminase, whose translation MNARETEREYALEVFPKRDVTVVRGEGACVWDDEGRRYIDCVGGIGVASVGHANPAVAEAVAEQAGVLVSCPGIFYNDVRARLLAELASIAPAGLTRAFLCNSGAEAVEAAIKFARLATGRTGVVSAMRGFHGRTLGALSATHKKEYREPFGPLVPGFSFVPFDHVEKLRAAVGEDTAAVIIEPVQGEGGVRPASPDYLQAARRICDEAGAVLVFDEIQTGFCRTGRMFACDRYGVAPDVLCLAKAIAGGVPLGAVLAPERLQPPPGRHGTTFGGNPLACAAALAAIRFMRDERLDERAEALGARFSERFDRHRPARVRAVRQVGLMIGIELRERCRPYLEPLAERGVLALPAGTTVIRLLPPLVITEAQIDEVADTLARVLAD comes from the coding sequence ATGAACGCACGCGAGACGGAACGGGAGTACGCGCTGGAAGTCTTTCCCAAGCGGGACGTCACCGTCGTGCGGGGCGAGGGCGCGTGTGTCTGGGACGACGAGGGTCGGCGCTACATCGATTGCGTGGGCGGAATCGGCGTGGCGAGCGTCGGCCACGCCAATCCGGCCGTCGCCGAGGCGGTGGCGGAGCAGGCAGGCGTGCTCGTGTCCTGTCCGGGCATCTTCTACAACGACGTCCGCGCGCGCTTGCTGGCCGAACTCGCCTCCATCGCGCCGGCCGGGCTCACGCGCGCCTTCCTCTGCAATTCCGGGGCGGAGGCGGTGGAGGCGGCGATCAAGTTCGCGCGCCTCGCGACAGGACGGACAGGCGTGGTGTCGGCGATGCGCGGCTTCCACGGGCGAACGCTGGGAGCGCTGAGCGCGACGCACAAGAAGGAGTACCGGGAGCCGTTCGGGCCGCTGGTGCCGGGGTTCTCGTTCGTGCCCTTCGATCACGTCGAAAAGCTGCGCGCGGCCGTGGGCGAGGACACGGCGGCGGTGATCATCGAGCCGGTGCAGGGGGAGGGAGGGGTGCGGCCGGCCAGCCCGGACTATCTGCAGGCGGCGCGCCGCATCTGCGACGAGGCCGGTGCGGTGCTGGTGTTCGACGAGATCCAGACGGGCTTCTGCCGCACCGGCCGCATGTTCGCCTGCGATCGCTACGGCGTCGCCCCGGACGTGCTCTGCCTCGCCAAGGCGATCGCGGGCGGCGTGCCGCTGGGGGCGGTCCTGGCGCCTGAACGGCTGCAGCCGCCGCCCGGGCGGCACGGCACAACCTTCGGCGGCAACCCGCTCGCCTGCGCCGCCGCCCTGGCCGCGATCCGGTTCATGCGGGACGAGCGGCTCGACGAGCGGGCCGAGGCGCTGGGCGCCCGCTTCAGCGAGCGCTTCGACCGACATCGGCCGGCGCGCGTACGCGCCGTGCGGCAGGTCGGCCTCATGATCGGCATCGAACTCCGCGAGCGCTGCCGCCCCTACCTCGAACCCCTCGCGGAGCGGGGCGTCCTCGCGCTCCCGGCCGGCACCACCGTCATCCGGCTGCTACCGCCGCTCGTGATCACCGAAGCGCAGATCGACGAGGTGGCGGACACGCTCGCCCGGGTACTGGCCGACTGA
- a CDS encoding TIGR02206 family membrane protein, whose translation MSEFFGTERVPFDLFGPVHLATIGALAVVGACLIRVGLGADERGRRRLRVALGLTIFVLLLARHIWKAATGLWSVQNDIPLHLCSAMAWMTIYGLWTRGPRVLRLMYFLGVAGAVQAVLTPDAEFGVIHFTFFESLGSHGAVVIAGVWAVMVEGYRPTSRDPWIVFGLLNLYAAVVYPINRVLGSNYLYLVDKPPGSTLLDFFPGWPWYIPLLEPLAIGLFLLLRLPFRNPAAG comes from the coding sequence ATGAGCGAGTTCTTCGGAACGGAGCGGGTGCCGTTCGACCTTTTCGGCCCGGTTCATCTTGCCACCATCGGTGCCCTGGCGGTCGTCGGCGCCTGTCTGATTCGCGTCGGTCTGGGGGCCGATGAGCGGGGCCGCCGCCGCCTCCGCGTGGCGTTGGGCCTCACGATTTTCGTTCTCCTCCTTGCGAGGCACATCTGGAAGGCCGCGACGGGGCTCTGGTCGGTGCAGAACGACATACCGCTGCACCTTTGCAGCGCCATGGCGTGGATGACCATCTACGGGCTGTGGACGCGAGGCCCCCGGGTTCTCCGTCTCATGTACTTCCTGGGGGTGGCGGGGGCGGTGCAGGCCGTCCTGACCCCGGATGCCGAGTTCGGCGTCATCCACTTCACCTTCTTCGAGTCGCTGGGATCGCACGGGGCGGTCGTCATCGCCGGCGTGTGGGCCGTGATGGTGGAAGGCTATCGGCCGACGTCCCGCGATCCGTGGATTGTGTTCGGACTGCTGAACCTGTACGCGGCCGTCGTCTATCCGATAAACCGGGTCCTCGGGTCGAACTATCTCTACCTCGTCGACAAGCCGCCGGGGTCCACGCTGCTCGATTTCTTTCCCGGCTGGCCATGGTACATTCCGCTCCTCGAACCTTTGGCGATCGGACTCTTCCTGCTCCTGCGGCTTCCGTTCCGGAACCCCGCGGCCGGTTGA
- the argC gene encoding N-acetyl-gamma-glutamyl-phosphate reductase, translated as MIRASIAGGSGYAGGELLRLLLGHPDVEVRQVTSERFAGRFAHRVHPNLRGVTRLRFSALDELSECDVLFLCLPHGESSRRIDELRALAGRIVDLGADFRLRDGADYERFYGRPHARPELLGSFVYGIAEVNREALAAADLVACAGCNATASILGLLPLYRAGVADSAVIEVKVGSSEAGNRASEGSHHPERSGAMRSYRPTGHRHAAEIAAVLGGDVHFSATAVEMVRGVLATCHVFLNRELDEKALWKIYRSAYAAEPFVRIVKERSGIHRYPDPNLLAGANYCDVGFERDPLSNRVVVMSAIDNLMKGAAGQAVQAFNVMHGVPESRGLEFPGLHPA; from the coding sequence ATGATCCGCGCGTCGATCGCGGGCGGATCCGGCTACGCGGGCGGGGAACTGCTGAGGCTCCTGCTCGGCCATCCGGATGTCGAGGTGCGGCAGGTCACTTCCGAGCGCTTCGCGGGGCGGTTCGCGCACCGGGTCCATCCCAACCTGCGCGGCGTCACGCGACTGCGCTTCAGCGCGCTCGACGAGCTGTCGGAGTGCGACGTGCTCTTCCTCTGTCTCCCGCACGGGGAGTCGTCCCGCCGCATCGACGAGTTGCGGGCCCTGGCCGGGCGGATCGTCGACCTGGGCGCGGATTTCCGGCTTCGGGACGGCGCGGACTACGAGCGCTTCTACGGCCGTCCGCACGCGCGGCCGGAACTCCTGGGATCGTTCGTGTACGGGATCGCGGAGGTGAACCGCGAGGCTCTGGCGGCCGCGGACCTTGTCGCGTGCGCGGGCTGCAACGCGACGGCCTCCATTCTCGGGCTCCTTCCGCTCTATCGGGCCGGCGTCGCGGATTCAGCCGTGATCGAGGTGAAGGTGGGATCGAGCGAGGCCGGCAACCGCGCCAGCGAGGGCAGCCACCACCCGGAGCGCAGCGGCGCCATGCGGTCGTATCGGCCGACCGGCCACCGCCACGCGGCGGAGATCGCAGCGGTGCTCGGCGGCGATGTGCACTTCTCCGCGACGGCGGTCGAGATGGTGCGCGGCGTCCTCGCCACCTGCCACGTATTCCTGAACCGGGAGCTCGACGAGAAGGCGTTGTGGAAGATCTACCGGAGCGCCTACGCCGCCGAACCGTTCGTGCGCATCGTCAAGGAGCGGAGCGGCATCCACCGCTATCCCGACCCCAACCTCCTGGCGGGCGCGAACTACTGCGACGTGGGATTCGAGCGCGATCCGCTCTCGAACCGGGTCGTGGTCATGAGCGCGATCGACAATCTCATGAAGGGAGCGGCGGGACAGGCGGTGCAGGCGTTCAATGTGATGCACGGGGTGCCGGAGTCGCGGGGGCTCGAGTTCCCCGGGCTGCACCCGGCCTGA